A portion of the Punica granatum isolate Tunisia-2019 chromosome 7, ASM765513v2, whole genome shotgun sequence genome contains these proteins:
- the LOC116214893 gene encoding mediator of RNA polymerase II transcription subunit 19a-like isoform X1: MDPEEKKFGRGPRELTGAVDLLSHFKLQQHYDFFCKRSLPLSISDTHYLHHVVGDTEIRKGEGMQLAELIQDTSQSRDANVRIQTFNLDVLRDAFQLKESGFIELPQSEKGEPTIPSKLKGESKDKEKKHKKHRERDSEKDREHKKHKHRHKDRSKDRDKDKKDRSAHPDSGLDHSKKHEKKRKHDGDENVNDIHRHKKSKHKSSKLDDIGAIKVAG; the protein is encoded by the exons ATGGATCCCGAAGAAAAGAAGTTTGGAAGAG GACCGAGAGAACTGACTGGTGCCGTGGACCTTTTAAGCCACTTCAAGTTGCAGCAacattatgattttttttgcaaGAGGTCACTACCCTTGTCAATTTCGGACACCCACTATCTTCACCACGTGGTTGGAGACACGGAaatcagaaaaggagaagggATGCAGCTAGCTGAACTAATTCAGGATACGTCTCAATCTAGAGATGCTAATGTGCGCATACAAACTTTTAACCTTGATGTTCTTAGAGATGCCTTTCAATTAAAGGAAAGTGGTTTCATTGAGCTACCTCAG TCTGAAAAAGGGGAACCGACTATCCCCTCAAAATTGAAAGGTGAATCCAAAGACAAGGAGAAGAAGCATAAGAAGCACAGAGAGAGGGATTCTGAGAAGGATAGAGAGCATAAGAAGCACAAGCACCGGCATAAAGATCGAAGCAAAGATAGAGACAAGGACAAGAAGGATAGAAGTGCACATCCTGATTCTGGACTTGATCATTCTAAGAAACATGAAAAG AAGAGAAAGCACGATGGAGATGAAAATGTCAATGATATTCACAGACACAAGAAAAGTAAG CACAAGAGCTCGAAACTTGATGACATCGGTGCAATAAAGGTAGCAGGTTGA
- the LOC116214893 gene encoding mediator of RNA polymerase II transcription subunit 19a-like isoform X2, protein MDPEEKKFGRGPRELTGAVDLLSHFKLQQHYDFFCKRSLPLSISDTHYLHHVVGDTEIRKGEGMQLAELIQDTSQSRDANSEKGEPTIPSKLKGESKDKEKKHKKHRERDSEKDREHKKHKHRHKDRSKDRDKDKKDRSAHPDSGLDHSKKHEKKRKHDGDENVNDIHRHKKSKHKSSKLDDIGAIKVAG, encoded by the exons ATGGATCCCGAAGAAAAGAAGTTTGGAAGAG GACCGAGAGAACTGACTGGTGCCGTGGACCTTTTAAGCCACTTCAAGTTGCAGCAacattatgattttttttgcaaGAGGTCACTACCCTTGTCAATTTCGGACACCCACTATCTTCACCACGTGGTTGGAGACACGGAaatcagaaaaggagaagggATGCAGCTAGCTGAACTAATTCAGGATACGTCTCAATCTAGAGATGCTAAT TCTGAAAAAGGGGAACCGACTATCCCCTCAAAATTGAAAGGTGAATCCAAAGACAAGGAGAAGAAGCATAAGAAGCACAGAGAGAGGGATTCTGAGAAGGATAGAGAGCATAAGAAGCACAAGCACCGGCATAAAGATCGAAGCAAAGATAGAGACAAGGACAAGAAGGATAGAAGTGCACATCCTGATTCTGGACTTGATCATTCTAAGAAACATGAAAAG AAGAGAAAGCACGATGGAGATGAAAATGTCAATGATATTCACAGACACAAGAAAAGTAAG CACAAGAGCTCGAAACTTGATGACATCGGTGCAATAAAGGTAGCAGGTTGA
- the LOC116212800 gene encoding formin-like protein 1, producing MPFLIFFLLLFLTSGLRPAVTVHHHHHHHHHRRILHQPFFPQGSIPPSQPPSPSPPSPPSPPKYPFTSSSSSSSPPTSGDSPFFPTYPSPPPPPSPASYASFPANISSLILPHSPSSSSSSSSSSSVKLVALAVSAAVVSILLLSSIAFFLYRRHHRSRHYLAEEADSTAKAARLPDNSRGPPSNAETGAGRKQRTNPSSNSSEFLYLGTIVNSRGIEDSRNAGRGGGDGLDPRKLDSPELQPLPPLARQGYRQNGDVGSTADETEEEFYSPRGSLGTGSGSRRVFAAVGTNLEDSGGRRSDSSSSSSSSSTSCSPARSQSISLSPPVSVSPRRSLPKSPEQADEQQVHYAIPLPDESRTPLLLSSQSTSPERDSPSRKFSRSSSTVSDRNPRPHSPSLSPLSWSPDRGLERNPDVSLRMWNMSDSNVQSLHSSPSPGRPSSKSSSSQSGKFRAPSPLSQSPDRVEAIEASPRTSNASEQSQSERFSLPSYSASPVKAFRSPSPASSLSPERIPGVELNQQQVPAAVVVATPPAPPAVPVAAARPPPPPLLPVVAAPPPPPPPAPVVAVPPPPPPPPPMPPMQQRLQESPVPLTPTDQPISRPPSLIPPSRPFMLQNMVKVSPVELPPSSETVEKVLDDTPKPKLKPLHWDKVRASSDREMVWDHLRSSSFKLNEEMIETLFVVNTPSSKPKDMTPRSVLPYSTQENRVLDPKKSQNIAILLRALNVTIEEVCEALLEGNADMLGTELLESLQKMAPTKEEERKLKDYKDDSPVKLGPAEKFLKAVLDVPFAFRRVDAMLYIANFESEVDYLKKSFTTLEAACEELRNSRMFLKLLEAVLKTGNRMNVGTNRGDAHAFKLDTLLKLVDVKGADGKTTLLHFVVQEIIKSEGARLSGKTQQAPLNPNLSEDAKCRKLGLQVVSSLSSELANVKKAATMDSDVLSGDVNKLSLGIGNIGEIVRLIESLTGSDGSSARFSDSMNRFIKMAEEEIFRIQAQESVAKSLVKEITEYFHGDSAKEEAHPFRIFMVVRDFLAILDRVCKEVGSINERTIVSSAHRFPVPVNPLLPVPVNPMLPQVLPPFQGNKRYDSSDDDECLSP from the exons ATGCCCTTCTtgatcttcttcctcctcctcttcctcaccTCTGGCCTCCGTCCCGCCGTCACcgtccaccaccaccaccaccaccaccaccaccggcgGATCCTCCACCAACCCTTCTTCCCCCAAGGCTCCATTCCTCCCTCTCAGCCTCCTTCGCCTTCCCCTCCCTCCCCTCCTTCTCCCCCCAAGTACCCTTTcacctcctcttcttcttcctcctctcctcCCACTTCCGGCGACTCCCCGTTCTTCCCCACTTACCCTTCCCCTCCCCCGCCGCCCTCCCCTGCTTCCTATGCCTCCTTCCCTGCCAACATCTCCTCTCTCATCCTCCCTCACTctccctcctcttcctcctcctcgtcgtcctcctcctccgtcAAGCTCGTCGCGCTTGCAGTCTCTGCCGCCGTTGTCtccatcctcctcctctcctccaTCGCCTTCTTCCTCTACCGCCGACACCATCGGAGCCGCCACTATCTCGCCGAAGAGGCCGACTCTACTGCCAAGGCTGCACGCTTGCCTGACAACAGCCGGGGGCCGCCGAGCAATGCCGAGACTGGTGCTGGCCGGAAGCAGAGGACCAACCCGTCATCGAACAGCTCCGAGTTCCTCTACCTGGGCACGATCGTCAACTCGCGCGGGATCGAGGACTCGCGCAATGCGGGTCGTGGAGGTGGCGACGGGCTGGATCCGAGGAAGCTCGACTCGCCGGAACTCCAGCCCCTGCCGCCGCTCGCCCGGCAGGGGTACCGGCAGAATGGCGACGTGGGATCCACCGCCGACGAGACTGAGGAGGAGTTCTACTCCCCGAGAGGCTCGCTCGGTACCGGATCAGGGTCTAGAAGAGTGTTCGCCGCAGTTGGAACGAATCTAGAGGATTCCGGAGGAAGAAGGAGCGACTCGagctcatcttcttcatcgtcTTCGACTTCCTGCTCGCCGGCCAGGTCCCAATCCATCAGCCTCTCTCCGCCGGTGAGCGTGAGCCCTCGGAGATCGCTGCCCAAGTCTCCCGAGCAGGCCGATGAGCAGCAGGTTCATTACGCGATCCCGCTGCCCGACGAGAGCAGGACCCCTCTGCTGCTCTCTTCACAGTCGACGTCGCCGGAGAGGGACTCACCCAGCAGGAAGTTCTCGAGGTCATCGAGCACGGTCTCGGATCGGAACCCCCGCCCCCACTCTCCTTCACTGTCCCCGCTCTCTTGGTCCCCTGACAGAGGCTTAGAAAGGAACCCTGATGTCTCCCTCAGAATGTGGAACATGTCCGATTCGAATGTGCAGTCTCTGCACTCGTCTCCATCCCCGGGAAGACCATCGTCCAAGTCCTCCTCTAGTCAGAGTGGGAAGTTCCGAGCACCCTCGCCGCTCTCTCAGTCACCGGATAGAGTGGAAGCCATAGAGGCTTCGCCAAGAACTTCCAATGCTTCAGAACAGAGTCAAAGCGAGCGGTTTTCACTTCCTTCCTATTCGGCTTCCCCGGTGAAAGCGTTCAGATCACCTTCCCCTGCTTCCTCTCTGTCACCGGAGAGAATCCCAGGGGTTGAATTAAATCAGCAGCAGGTGCCAGCCGCAGTTGTGGTGGCCACGCCGCCTGCTCCACCAGCAGTGCCAGTGGCCGCAGCACGGCCGCCACCTCCACCGCTACTGCCAGTGGTGGCAGCACCTCCACCTCCTCCACCCCCAGCACCTGTGGTGGCAGTACCACCACCGCCTCCACCACCGCCGCCTATGCCACCAATGCAGCAGAGGCTTCAGGAGAGTCCGGTGCCCTTAACCCCGACTGATCAGCCGATCTCAAGGCCTCCATCCCTTATCCCACCATCGAGGCCATTCATGCTGCAGAACATGGTCAAGGTTTCTCCAGTGGAGTTGCCACCGAGCTCTGAAACGGTAGAGAAGGTTCTTGATGATACCCCGAAGCCAAAGTTGAAGCCCCTGCACTGGGATAAGGTCAGGGCAAGCTCAGATCGCGAGATGGTGTGGGACCATTTGAGATCCAGCTCCTTCAA gttgaatgaggagatgattGAGACACTGTTTGTTGTGAACACACCGAGTTCCAAGCCGAAGGACATGACTCCTCGATCAGTTCTTCCTTACTCGACTCAAGAAAACAGAGTTCTTGATCCCAAGAAGTCACAGAACATTGCAATTCTTTTGAGGGCACTGAATGTGACTATCGAGGAAGTCTGCGAAGCCCTTTTAGAAG GTAATGCAGACATGCTCGGGACGGAACTTCTCGAGAGTTTACAGAAGATGGCTCCGACCAAAGAAGAAGAGCGTAAGCTGAAGGACTACAAGGACGACTCACCCGTCAAACTCGGGCCCGCGGAGAAATTCTTAAAGGCTGTTCTTGATGTGCCGTTTGCATTCAGAAGAGTTGACGCCATGCTCTATATAGCCAATTTTGAGTCCGAGGTCGACTACCTGAAGAAATCTTTCACAACCTTAGAG GCTGCCTGTGAAGAGCTTCGAAACAGTAGAATGTTCTTGAAGCTTCTGGAAGCAGTCCTCAAGACAGGAAACCGCATGAACGTGGGAACGAACCGAGGGGATGCACACGCTTTCAAGCTCGACACCCTCCTCAAGCTTGTGGACGTGAAGGGTGCTGATGGGAAAACAACTCTCCTGCATTTTGTCGTGCAGGAAATCATAAAGTCCGAGGGAGCCCGCCTCTCAGGAAAAACCCAGCAGGCTCCTTTGAATCCTAACCTATCCGAGGATGCAAAGTGTAGAAAGCTCGGCCTTCAGGTAGTGTCGAGCCTCAGCTCGGAGCTTGCCAACGTGAAGAAAGCTGCTACCATGGACTCTGACGTACTGAGTGGAGACGTGAACAAACTGTCTCTGGGGATTGGGAATATTGGGGAGATTGTGCGACTGATTGAGTCTTTGACAGGGTCGGATGGTTCAAGCGCTAGGTTCTCAGACTCGATGAACAGGTTCATCAAAATGGCTGAGGAGGAGATCTTTAGAATTCAGGCCCAGGAGAGCGTGGCGAAGTCTCTGGTGAAGGAGATCACCGAGTACTTCCACGGAGACTCGGCCAAGGAGGAAGCCCACCCGTTCAGAATCTTCATGGTCGTAAGGGACTTTCTCGCCATTCTCGACCGGGTCTGCAAGGAAGTCGGTTCGATAAACGAGCGGACAATAGTGAGCTCGGCCCACAGGTTCCCCGTTCCCGTCAACCCATTGCTGCCAGTTCCCGTTAACCCGATGCTCCCCCAAGTGCTTCCTCCATTCCAAGGCAATAAAAGGTACGATTCCTCGGATGACGATGAGTGCTTATCTCCGTAG